A window of the Dyadobacter pollutisoli genome harbors these coding sequences:
- a CDS encoding S41 family peptidase, producing the protein MKIKLFLSVLFLGVALIACKDKNVDPANDTQTNQWIYDNMKYWYYWTDHIPATPDLTKDPAAFFESLLYKYDATLRPDGDRFSWIQESAEELEASLGGESKTSGMEFKLVYYPSGTNNVIGIVLYVIPDSPAAKAGFTRGDIFSSVNGTKLNGSNYSQLLNTQEKLTYTLAKIDKDGVLEEGAVKRDVTPIVLQEDPVFFDTLYTYGADKIGYVVYHQFIPEPYKANNKQYDKKLDAIFDKFKSGNVNALIIDLRYNPGGYVSSATSFASLIAKATANDVFYYKEYNSQVTETSRKKYGDSYFYDKFVTKSQNIGANLKHLVILTSSRSASASELMINGLKPYMNVTLVGGKTVGKNVGSVTLSGTEKGIKWGLQPIVSKSLNSLHESNYHTGFVPDVAVSEGNILYPYGNPKDPLLGEALFQITGTRITRQQKGARTLQEEEALEITSTIQNKAGGSNMFYDK; encoded by the coding sequence ATGAAAATAAAACTATTTCTGTCAGTCCTTTTTCTGGGAGTGGCGCTGATTGCATGCAAGGATAAAAATGTGGATCCGGCGAATGATACACAAACCAATCAGTGGATCTACGACAACATGAAATACTGGTATTACTGGACGGACCATATCCCTGCCACGCCGGACTTAACCAAAGACCCTGCTGCATTCTTTGAATCATTGCTTTACAAATACGATGCAACATTGCGCCCGGATGGGGACCGTTTTTCGTGGATTCAGGAAAGTGCCGAAGAGCTCGAAGCGTCACTCGGTGGTGAGTCGAAAACTTCCGGTATGGAGTTCAAGCTCGTGTATTACCCGTCAGGGACTAACAATGTGATCGGTATCGTGTTATATGTGATTCCGGACTCGCCGGCAGCCAAGGCTGGTTTTACGCGGGGAGATATTTTCAGTAGTGTGAACGGAACGAAACTGAATGGCTCCAATTATAGCCAGCTGCTCAATACGCAGGAAAAACTGACTTACACACTGGCGAAGATTGACAAGGACGGCGTACTGGAAGAAGGGGCGGTGAAAAGGGACGTAACACCGATCGTGCTGCAGGAAGATCCCGTTTTCTTTGATACCCTGTATACATATGGTGCCGACAAGATTGGCTATGTTGTTTACCATCAGTTTATTCCCGAACCTTACAAAGCAAATAACAAGCAGTACGACAAAAAGCTCGACGCTATTTTCGACAAATTCAAGTCGGGTAATGTCAATGCGCTGATCATTGATTTGCGTTATAACCCGGGAGGGTATGTCAGCTCAGCCACCAGTTTTGCCAGCTTGATAGCGAAAGCTACTGCTAATGATGTTTTTTATTACAAAGAGTACAATTCACAGGTGACGGAAACAAGCCGGAAGAAGTATGGGGACTCTTATTTTTATGACAAGTTCGTCACCAAAAGCCAGAACATCGGTGCAAATCTCAAACATCTGGTCATACTAACTTCCTCACGCTCGGCCTCTGCCAGCGAACTAATGATCAATGGTTTGAAACCTTACATGAATGTGACCCTGGTAGGTGGTAAAACGGTCGGTAAAAATGTCGGTTCTGTCACATTGAGCGGTACTGAAAAGGGAATCAAATGGGGACTACAGCCCATTGTTTCCAAATCATTGAACAGTTTGCACGAGTCCAACTATCATACCGGTTTTGTGCCCGATGTGGCTGTAAGTGAAGGGAATATCCTTTATCCCTATGGTAATCCCAAAGACCCGCTGCTCGGTGAAGCACTTTTTCAGATCACCGGAACCAGGATTACGAGGCAACAGAAAGGTGCCAGGACTTTGCAGGAGGAAGAGGCTTTGGAGATCACATCTACCATTCAGAACAAGGCGGGAGGCAGCAATATGTTTTATGATAAATAG
- the rocD gene encoding ornithine--oxo-acid transaminase has product MSNYTGAMDISASQYAMELEYRYGAHNYKPMPVVLEKGLGVYVWDVEGKQYLDFLSAYSAVSQGHCHPHIVNAMIAQAQKLTLTSRAFYNDKLGECEKFLCEYFGYDKVLMMNSGVEGGETALKLTRKWAYKVKGIAPDKAKTVYASGNFWGRTLAAISASTDPSSTNDYGPFLPGFQIIPYDDLIALEDAFKSDPDIAGFMVEPIQGEAGVVVPAEGYLKGVRDLCTKYNVLFIADEVQTGIGRTGKRLACDWEGVKPDILVLGKALSGGTMPVSAALADDEIMLTIAPGEHGSTYGGNPLACAVTIAALQVVEDENLAENAEKMGQVFRNRILALQKQCSLIEVVRGKGLLNAIVINDDEDSSTAMDLCYKMMEKGLLCKPTHGNKIRFAPPLVINEEQMNQACDIIDEVFLEMNSTL; this is encoded by the coding sequence ATGTCAAACTATACAGGCGCCATGGATATCAGTGCTTCGCAATATGCGATGGAATTGGAATACCGCTACGGGGCGCATAACTACAAACCAATGCCGGTCGTACTGGAAAAAGGCCTGGGAGTGTATGTTTGGGATGTAGAAGGAAAGCAATATCTCGACTTTTTATCAGCATATAGTGCGGTAAGCCAGGGACATTGCCATCCGCATATTGTGAACGCGATGATAGCTCAGGCGCAAAAACTGACGCTTACTTCCAGAGCTTTTTATAATGACAAGCTGGGAGAATGTGAAAAGTTTCTCTGCGAATATTTCGGTTACGACAAAGTCCTGATGATGAATTCGGGCGTGGAAGGTGGCGAAACAGCTTTGAAACTAACCCGGAAATGGGCCTATAAAGTAAAAGGTATCGCACCCGACAAAGCAAAAACAGTATATGCATCCGGTAATTTCTGGGGACGGACACTGGCTGCCATTTCAGCCTCTACCGATCCATCGAGTACCAACGATTACGGGCCTTTTTTACCTGGTTTTCAAATTATTCCATACGATGACCTCATTGCATTGGAAGATGCATTCAAATCTGATCCTGACATTGCGGGCTTTATGGTGGAGCCTATCCAGGGCGAAGCGGGTGTGGTGGTTCCGGCAGAAGGATATTTGAAAGGTGTCAGGGATCTGTGTACAAAATACAATGTGTTGTTTATCGCGGACGAAGTGCAGACGGGCATCGGACGTACGGGCAAGCGTCTCGCCTGCGACTGGGAAGGCGTAAAGCCCGATATTCTGGTCTTAGGAAAAGCATTATCTGGCGGGACTATGCCGGTATCGGCGGCGCTGGCCGACGACGAAATTATGCTGACCATCGCTCCCGGCGAGCATGGCTCGACTTACGGCGGAAACCCGCTGGCCTGCGCGGTAACAATCGCCGCATTGCAGGTAGTAGAGGACGAAAATCTGGCAGAAAATGCTGAAAAAATGGGTCAGGTTTTCAGGAATAGAATTCTTGCTTTGCAGAAACAATGTTCTCTGATTGAAGTCGTTAGAGGTAAGGGCCTGTTGAATGCAATTGTTATCAATGACGATGAGGACAGCAGTACGGCTATGGATCTTTGTTACAAAATGATGGAGAAAGGGCTGCTTTGCAAACCTACCCACGGCAACAAAATCCGTTTCGCTCCTCCGCTGGTGATCAACGAGGAACAAATGAACCAGGCCTGCGATATTATTGACGAAGTATTTCTTGAAATGAATAGTACTCTATGA
- a CDS encoding glycosyltransferase family 2 protein — protein sequence MKLSVIIPVYNSEKTITPLVEKLQTTLSAIEFEIVMVNDASRDDSEQVCRHLAQMYANVRFISLRRNYGEFNAVMCGLNWSYGEYCVMIDDDFQNPPEEILKLIDTAEKGDFDVVYTYYAKKQHSVGRNLGSRFVNWLTSYLLNKPKDLYLSSFKLIRKEVVQEVIKYQGPYPYIDGLIFRITRNIGTVQVEHLKREEGISNYTWQKLISLFLNILFCYSSLPIRLFMPIGLGLFGLGFLLLLFLTIQWVTGPDPKGWQVVTATIIFIGGIQCTLLSVLGEYIGKSFMAQSGQPQYVIKFNSGKVL from the coding sequence ATGAAGTTATCTGTAATTATCCCGGTCTACAACAGTGAAAAGACCATCACGCCTCTGGTTGAAAAGTTACAGACAACTTTATCTGCGATTGAATTTGAAATTGTAATGGTCAATGATGCCAGCCGGGATGATTCGGAACAGGTTTGCAGGCATTTGGCGCAGATGTATGCCAATGTCCGGTTTATCTCATTGCGGAGGAATTACGGAGAGTTTAATGCAGTTATGTGCGGGCTGAACTGGTCTTATGGTGAGTATTGTGTCATGATCGATGATGATTTCCAAAATCCGCCGGAAGAAATTCTTAAACTGATCGACACAGCAGAAAAAGGAGATTTTGATGTTGTGTACACATATTATGCGAAGAAACAGCATTCAGTTGGCCGGAATTTGGGCAGCCGCTTCGTCAATTGGCTGACAAGTTACCTGCTGAATAAACCCAAAGACCTTTACCTGTCCAGCTTCAAGCTGATCAGAAAGGAAGTGGTACAGGAGGTAATTAAATACCAGGGGCCTTACCCATACATTGACGGGCTTATTTTCAGGATTACACGTAACATCGGGACGGTTCAGGTGGAGCATTTGAAAAGAGAAGAAGGAATTTCGAACTATACCTGGCAAAAACTGATCTCTTTGTTTCTGAATATATTATTTTGCTACTCCTCATTACCGATCCGGCTATTTATGCCAATTGGTCTCGGCTTGTTCGGCTTGGGTTTTTTATTACTTCTGTTCCTGACGATCCAATGGGTAACAGGGCCAGATCCAAAGGGCTGGCAGGTTGTAACGGCGACAATTATCTTTATCGGAGGTATTCAATGTACACTTTTGAGTGTTTTAGGCGAGTATATTGGTAAAAGTTTCATGGCGCAAAGTGGGCAGCCGCAATATGTGATCAAGTTTAACAGTGGGAAGGTTCTATGA
- a CDS encoding DegT/DnrJ/EryC1/StrS family aminotransferase produces the protein MIPFLDLNQVNAPYLKAVEEACTRVIRSGWYILGNELKAFENAFAAYCGAEHCVGVANGLDAITLILKAYEFEGGSEVIVPANTYIASVLPVSYLHLKPVFVEPDPYTMLIDPDLIEESITERTKAITAVDLYGRSCEMDAIMQLASKYDLKVITDAAQGHGAIYNSKKAGSIADATAFSFYPTKNLGAFGDAGAVTTNDAELAEKIRNLRNYGSVVRYKNDYQGVNSRLDEMQAAILNVKLPFLDMENKRRREIANRYLTEIKVKELVLPPNDRINEDAWHLFVIRHPRRADLTTYLESKGVQTNVHYPLPIHKQQAYQEFGHLELPITEQIHREVVSLPLNPVLSDDEISYIIHTVNQFDYQT, from the coding sequence ATGATCCCTTTCCTGGATTTAAATCAGGTCAACGCTCCTTATCTCAAAGCCGTTGAGGAAGCCTGTACGCGTGTAATCCGGTCGGGCTGGTATATTCTGGGGAATGAATTAAAAGCTTTTGAAAATGCATTTGCAGCATATTGTGGCGCCGAACATTGCGTAGGCGTAGCCAATGGGCTTGATGCGATCACACTGATATTGAAGGCTTATGAATTTGAGGGAGGAAGTGAAGTGATCGTTCCCGCCAATACTTATATTGCATCAGTATTGCCCGTCAGTTACCTTCATTTGAAGCCTGTATTCGTCGAGCCTGACCCGTATACAATGCTGATTGACCCGGATTTGATCGAAGAAAGTATCACTGAAAGAACAAAGGCGATCACTGCGGTGGACCTTTACGGCAGAAGTTGCGAAATGGATGCCATCATGCAACTCGCGTCAAAATATGATTTGAAGGTAATAACAGACGCAGCACAAGGACACGGGGCTATTTATAATAGCAAAAAAGCAGGGAGCATCGCCGATGCAACCGCATTCAGTTTTTATCCTACCAAAAATCTGGGTGCCTTCGGTGACGCTGGTGCCGTGACGACCAACGACGCGGAATTGGCCGAAAAGATCAGAAATTTGAGAAATTATGGCTCTGTCGTGCGTTATAAGAATGACTATCAGGGTGTCAATAGTCGTTTGGACGAAATGCAGGCGGCGATATTGAATGTAAAGCTGCCGTTTCTCGACATGGAGAACAAACGGAGAAGGGAAATTGCAAACCGATATTTAACCGAAATAAAAGTAAAGGAGTTGGTATTGCCACCGAATGACAGGATTAACGAAGACGCGTGGCATTTGTTTGTAATCCGCCACCCCCGACGCGCTGACCTGACCACATACCTCGAATCAAAAGGCGTGCAAACGAATGTTCATTATCCTTTGCCCATTCATAAACAGCAGGCTTACCAGGAATTTGGCCATCTGGAATTGCCAATTACTGAGCAAATACACCGGGAAGTGGTTAGCTTACCACTGAATCCTGTCCTGAGCGACGACGAAATTTCCTACATCATCCATACGGTTAATCAATTCGATTATCAGACATGA
- a CDS encoding GH3 auxin-responsive promoter family protein, with product MKLVNDMTVWFLKRRFERIEQFMKYPIETQQRIFSELIETARYTEWGSKYNYGQMKTVKEFQEQVPVSSYEELYPYIERVLKGEPNVLWPSQIEWFSKSSGTTNARSKFLPVSPEALEECHYEGGKDMMTLLINNRPDTRVFDGKGLSIGGTLHANPFDDYTQIGDVSAVIMQNLPSWAEFMRTPPLDVALMDHWESKLEKMASICSQENVTSILGVPTWTIVLLDQILALTGKKNMLEVWPDFEVFVHGAVSFEPYRDLFMTKYFPSDQVLYLETYSASEGFFAIQDDVGRVGEMLLMLDYGIFYEFVPVEEVGKPHPKALLLDEVEIGKNYALVISTNAGLWRYLIGDTVKFTSKYPFRLKVSGRTKHFINAFGEEVIVENADHAIKIAAQKTDALVANYTAGPVYMGDGSRGRHEWIIEFTKEPENREEFEKILDDSLREVNSDYDAKRYKDMALLPPLIHFVPAGTFYSWMGKLHKLGGQNKVPRLSNTREYLDDLLAII from the coding sequence ATGAAGCTGGTGAATGATATGACTGTCTGGTTTTTAAAGCGACGCTTTGAAAGGATCGAGCAGTTTATGAAATACCCCATTGAGACCCAGCAACGCATTTTTTCAGAGTTAATTGAAACGGCGCGTTATACCGAGTGGGGCAGTAAGTACAACTACGGTCAAATGAAGACCGTCAAGGAGTTTCAGGAGCAGGTGCCGGTTTCTTCCTACGAGGAGCTATACCCTTACATTGAGCGGGTTCTCAAAGGCGAGCCGAATGTGTTGTGGCCTTCTCAGATTGAATGGTTTTCCAAATCATCGGGTACTACCAACGCCCGGAGCAAGTTTTTGCCTGTTTCCCCCGAAGCATTGGAAGAATGCCACTATGAGGGCGGCAAAGACATGATGACGCTGCTGATCAATAACCGTCCCGATACCCGTGTTTTTGATGGAAAGGGATTGTCGATTGGCGGTACATTACATGCCAATCCTTTTGATGATTATACTCAGATCGGGGATGTATCGGCAGTTATCATGCAGAATTTGCCTTCCTGGGCCGAGTTTATGCGTACACCGCCATTGGATGTAGCTTTGATGGACCATTGGGAGAGTAAGCTTGAAAAAATGGCATCGATATGCTCGCAGGAGAATGTAACGAGTATTTTGGGCGTGCCCACCTGGACGATCGTGCTGCTGGACCAGATCCTTGCGTTGACGGGCAAGAAGAATATGCTCGAAGTATGGCCCGATTTTGAGGTTTTTGTACACGGGGCCGTCTCATTTGAGCCGTACCGCGATTTGTTCATGACTAAATATTTCCCGTCGGACCAGGTTCTTTATCTTGAAACTTACAGTGCGTCTGAGGGCTTCTTCGCGATTCAGGATGATGTGGGCAGAGTGGGAGAAATGCTGCTGATGCTCGATTACGGTATTTTTTATGAATTTGTACCCGTTGAAGAAGTAGGGAAGCCGCATCCAAAAGCATTGCTGCTGGACGAAGTTGAGATTGGGAAAAATTATGCGCTTGTCATTTCTACCAATGCAGGATTGTGGCGTTATCTGATCGGTGATACCGTCAAATTTACTTCTAAATACCCTTTTCGGTTAAAAGTAAGCGGGCGTACCAAGCATTTTATCAATGCATTCGGAGAAGAAGTGATTGTGGAAAACGCTGATCATGCCATTAAAATAGCAGCGCAGAAAACCGATGCATTGGTGGCGAACTACACAGCCGGGCCTGTGTACATGGGCGACGGCTCTCGCGGCAGACATGAATGGATCATTGAATTTACCAAAGAACCGGAAAACCGGGAAGAGTTTGAGAAAATTCTCGATGATTCCCTACGTGAAGTGAATTCGGACTATGACGCGAAACGTTACAAAGATATGGCGCTATTGCCGCCGCTGATCCATTTTGTTCCGGCTGGAACATTCTACTCCTGGATGGGTAAACTTCACAAGCTGGGCGGACAGAATAAGGTACCACGGCTTAGCAATACCCGGGAGTATCTGGACGATTTGTTGGCAATTATCTAA
- a CDS encoding AAA family ATPase, protein MIPKYLKIKGLYSYQTEQEIDFDPLTDASLFGIFGSVGSGKSSILEAITFALYGDTERLNKSGDDRTYNMMNLRSDDLLIDFECIAGKNGDRYRFTVRGKRNSKNFKDVKTFERKAYIWQDNAWVPLSENESTESIIGLSYDNFRRTIIIPQGRFQEFIELKDAERTRMMKELFQLEKYDLSRNVGSLSKQNDMALSNVDGQLLGLGEVTPEMVEAEEKRRDEVRLEIKKINDELIVQTELESQFEKLKLTAEKIQLLRNQLQGLEAQRPAMQLREEILRTFEICSLHFKSLFDQKTNLTSGIARDQKMYEANQVRTTELAGVLEKQKEVLLQLKPQYEKREELLDTAEELEKVIRILENKAALVKRKEALMRGEEQLNEKEKSIDLVKKQKLDKEAENELRKTQISDIQEISLVKSWFNTLDALTENRQVVKNEAEALLAEIVAQNEGLKKKLAEIGELASINFSENITQELFQNGILEFVGTKETERKTFNRQLLQINTKLALHQYAGSLEDGEPCPLCGSEHHPAVLHSDHALSGEILALEKQITTLDDQEKNVRRLQSPIEKIFNQIENLEKQKASIKQRFAEAKSRLELHQSEFAWPKFDKNDREGFEKHFAEVNKNQAEIKEIEAAIKLLSGKIEAEILEKTEKIEKPLQNLRDEILRLENTVHTLTDQLTKVKPADFEGQEKSAIDKKITELKLRYRQITEQFEQAEKQIDIFEKEKNTLSGSQATLLAALENSRKDLWEVQAGIEEQLKKYRFESEVQVNDILAKPIQIDAERKAIDEYKFALETTGRDLQNLVNENPEQLYDAEKHQEATRIKEVLAVNLHNQRKEEGRLDGLLKKMAEDLAKKALLLKEKSRLELRREHLGELTKLFRSSGFVDYASSIYLQNLIQAANHRFHQMTHQQLHLELGEGNSFWVRDLLNGGHMRLLKTLSGGQKFQAALSLALALADHIHIRNESKHNFFFLDEGFGSLDKNALQTVFETLKSLRKENRIVGIISHVEDLQQEIQTYLSIKESEEGSRIVASWK, encoded by the coding sequence ATGATCCCTAAGTACCTGAAAATTAAAGGCCTTTATTCTTACCAAACCGAACAGGAGATCGATTTCGATCCTTTGACGGATGCGTCGCTGTTTGGGATTTTCGGATCAGTAGGAAGTGGGAAATCGTCCATTCTGGAAGCCATTACTTTTGCATTATATGGTGATACGGAGCGGCTCAATAAGTCGGGCGACGACCGTACCTACAACATGATGAATCTCCGCTCGGATGATTTATTGATTGATTTTGAATGCATTGCAGGGAAAAATGGCGATCGCTACCGGTTCACGGTAAGAGGAAAAAGGAATAGTAAAAACTTCAAGGATGTAAAAACCTTTGAACGAAAAGCATATATATGGCAGGACAATGCATGGGTCCCGCTTTCGGAAAATGAATCGACAGAAAGTATAATAGGGCTGAGCTACGACAATTTCCGGCGTACCATTATCATTCCGCAAGGACGTTTTCAGGAGTTTATTGAACTGAAGGATGCCGAAAGGACGCGGATGATGAAGGAGCTTTTCCAGCTTGAAAAGTATGATTTGAGCCGAAACGTAGGCTCGCTGAGCAAACAAAATGACATGGCATTGTCCAATGTCGACGGACAACTGCTTGGGCTGGGCGAAGTGACACCGGAAATGGTGGAAGCTGAGGAAAAGAGACGGGATGAGGTCAGGCTTGAAATCAAAAAGATCAATGATGAGCTGATTGTCCAGACTGAGCTAGAAAGCCAGTTTGAGAAGTTGAAATTAACGGCGGAGAAAATTCAGTTGCTGCGGAATCAATTGCAAGGTTTAGAGGCACAGCGGCCTGCCATGCAATTGCGGGAAGAAATATTAAGGACTTTTGAAATCTGTTCGCTGCATTTCAAGTCGCTTTTTGATCAAAAAACGAACCTGACGAGTGGTATCGCCCGAGATCAGAAAATGTATGAGGCAAATCAGGTTCGTACGACAGAATTGGCGGGAGTACTTGAAAAGCAAAAAGAGGTTTTGCTACAATTGAAGCCGCAATATGAAAAGCGCGAGGAGCTTTTGGATACTGCTGAGGAGCTTGAAAAGGTGATCAGAATATTGGAGAATAAAGCCGCGTTGGTCAAAAGAAAAGAGGCATTGATGCGAGGCGAGGAGCAATTGAACGAGAAAGAAAAAAGCATTGACCTGGTCAAAAAGCAAAAACTAGATAAAGAGGCTGAAAATGAGCTGCGCAAGACTCAGATTTCAGACATTCAGGAGATCAGCCTGGTAAAATCCTGGTTTAATACTTTGGATGCGCTTACTGAAAACCGACAAGTTGTCAAAAATGAGGCGGAGGCTTTGCTGGCAGAAATTGTCGCGCAAAATGAGGGATTGAAAAAGAAATTGGCCGAAATAGGCGAATTAGCATCGATCAATTTTAGTGAAAATATAACTCAGGAATTGTTTCAGAATGGCATTCTGGAATTTGTTGGAACGAAGGAAACGGAGAGAAAAACGTTTAACAGACAACTGCTTCAAATCAATACGAAACTGGCCCTGCATCAGTATGCAGGCAGTTTGGAAGACGGTGAGCCCTGTCCGCTTTGTGGCTCGGAACATCATCCGGCCGTCCTGCATTCAGATCACGCGCTTTCCGGTGAAATTTTGGCACTGGAAAAGCAGATCACAACATTGGACGATCAGGAGAAAAATGTAAGACGGCTCCAATCGCCCATTGAAAAGATTTTTAACCAGATCGAAAACCTGGAAAAACAGAAAGCTTCGATCAAGCAGCGGTTTGCAGAAGCGAAATCGCGGTTGGAACTGCATCAGAGTGAATTTGCTTGGCCAAAATTTGATAAAAATGACCGGGAGGGTTTCGAGAAACACTTTGCGGAAGTCAATAAAAACCAGGCTGAAATCAAGGAAATTGAAGCTGCCATTAAATTGTTGTCAGGTAAGATTGAAGCAGAGATCCTGGAAAAAACGGAGAAGATTGAAAAGCCGTTGCAGAATTTGAGGGACGAGATACTACGGCTCGAAAATACGGTACATACATTGACCGATCAATTGACGAAGGTTAAACCTGCCGATTTTGAAGGTCAGGAAAAGTCGGCGATCGATAAGAAAATTACTGAATTAAAACTGCGGTACCGACAGATCACCGAACAATTTGAACAGGCCGAAAAGCAAATTGATATTTTTGAAAAAGAGAAAAATACCTTATCTGGCAGCCAGGCCACATTATTGGCTGCATTGGAAAACAGTCGGAAGGATTTGTGGGAAGTACAGGCGGGAATTGAGGAGCAGTTGAAAAAATACAGGTTTGAGTCCGAAGTGCAGGTGAATGACATTCTTGCAAAACCGATTCAGATTGATGCGGAGCGAAAGGCCATTGACGAATATAAATTTGCATTGGAAACGACTGGCCGCGATCTGCAGAATCTCGTGAACGAGAATCCCGAGCAACTATACGACGCTGAAAAGCACCAGGAAGCAACCCGAATTAAAGAAGTACTTGCCGTGAATCTCCATAATCAGCGGAAAGAAGAGGGCAGGTTGGACGGTCTTTTGAAGAAGATGGCCGAAGATCTTGCTAAAAAAGCATTGCTACTCAAAGAAAAAAGTCGTCTGGAATTGAGGCGGGAGCATTTGGGCGAACTGACCAAACTTTTCCGTTCCAGCGGTTTTGTGGATTATGCTTCGAGTATCTATTTGCAGAACCTGATCCAGGCGGCGAACCATCGCTTTCATCAGATGACGCATCAGCAGCTACATTTGGAACTGGGTGAGGGGAACAGCTTCTGGGTGAGGGACTTGCTGAATGGCGGGCATATGCGTTTGCTCAAAACATTGTCGGGCGGGCAGAAATTTCAGGCTGCATTATCACTAGCCCTGGCGCTGGCCGACCACATTCACATTCGCAATGAGTCCAAACATAACTTCTTCTTCCTGGATGAAGGTTTTGGGTCACTGGATAAAAATGCGCTGCAAACGGTTTTTGAGACATTGAAATCGCTGCGTAAAGAGAACCGTATCGTTGGTATTATCAGCCACGTGGAGGATTTGCAGCAGGAAATTCAGACTTATCTGAGCATTAAGGAGAGTGAGGAAGGTAGCCGTATTGTGGCTAGCTGGAAGTAG
- a CDS encoding sugar 3,4-ketoisomerase, whose amino-acid sequence MPLLVELDTFNTDSGNLTVFEKIIPGTIKRVFYIYGAGETQRGGHRHHKTWNALICIHGSCRIYSNDGEKEEYFMLDNPVSCLILEPKDWHVMDSFSEDAILLVLSNEYYDRADYIDEPYLLNQILSQ is encoded by the coding sequence ATGCCACTATTAGTTGAACTAGATACTTTCAACACTGATTCCGGTAATCTTACAGTTTTTGAAAAGATTATCCCCGGTACTATAAAACGTGTTTTTTATATCTATGGAGCTGGTGAAACGCAGCGCGGCGGGCATAGACATCACAAAACCTGGAACGCTTTAATTTGTATCCACGGAAGCTGCCGTATATACTCCAATGATGGGGAAAAAGAAGAGTACTTCATGCTGGATAATCCGGTTTCCTGCCTGATACTTGAACCAAAAGACTGGCATGTGATGGACTCTTTTTCAGAAGATGCTATTCTCCTTGTACTTTCAAATGAATATTACGACAGAGCCGACTATATCGACGAACCTTACCTTTTGAACCAGATTTTATCCCAATGA